In the genome of Nitrososphaerales archaeon, one region contains:
- a CDS encoding plastocyanin/azurin family copper-binding protein — protein MKRLLVYLLLVSGILLPIISVNALSDLNTYIGIEVASADPNSGKSYDPKEITIVKGTTVIWINKDTSGHSVVSGNPADTNVGRFFDSAFPLIRPGATFEHGFDEVGEFPYFCSVHPWMKGKVMVMEKEGSIKPLENNSEKPMVAPTDRGSLDVELSLSPFPVEPQQETKMHIRFLQKGKDTVQQHIDYKIFVEKDGIEVFRIPLTHTNPGEVTIPYSFTSTGNFMIGVDVEGILFQPIPKETAVFSVTVVPEFPVSVMFVTAAILALMLLIIRFKLVKTI, from the coding sequence ATGAAGCGACTATTAGTATACCTCTTGCTTGTATCCGGAATTCTCCTTCCTATAATATCTGTTAACGCTTTGTCTGATTTAAACACGTATATAGGCATAGAAGTAGCCTCTGCAGATCCGAATAGCGGCAAATCGTACGATCCTAAAGAAATCACTATAGTCAAGGGAACGACAGTGATATGGATAAACAAGGACACGAGTGGTCATTCTGTGGTAAGCGGTAATCCTGCTGATACTAACGTAGGTAGGTTTTTTGATTCGGCATTTCCGCTTATAAGACCAGGAGCGACGTTTGAACATGGGTTTGACGAGGTAGGCGAGTTTCCTTACTTTTGCTCCGTACATCCATGGATGAAAGGCAAGGTGATGGTAATGGAGAAAGAGGGATCTATAAAACCATTGGAAAACAATTCTGAAAAACCAATGGTAGCACCAACCGATAGAGGTTCACTTGACGTAGAACTCTCGCTATCTCCTTTCCCAGTAGAACCTCAACAGGAAACAAAGATGCACATAAGGTTCCTTCAGAAAGGGAAGGATACGGTACAACAGCACATAGATTATAAAATATTCGTGGAGAAGGACGGTATAGAGGTATTTAGGATACCTCTAACCCATACAAATCCAGGCGAAGTAACAATACCATATTCCTTTACATCTACTGGCAACTTTATGATAGGTGTTGATGTAGAAGGCATACTCTTCCAACCTATACCAAAGGAAACTGCAGTTTTTTCAGTTACTGTTGTGCCTGAATTTCCTGTTAGCGTAATGTTCGTAACGGCTGCTATCTTAGCATTGATGTTGTTGATAATCAGATTTAAACTAGTAAAAACTATATAA